Genomic window (Bacillus vallismortis):
GCATTGTTATAATTGGCTTTTATGGTCATGCGGCTCTCTCCCTTTTTCGGTTTTTTAATCCAAATAAAAAACTTCCTTAAGATTTATCGAAACAGGACTGAAATCTGGATTTGTTTTCATGAATGGCGCCATCGATTTCCACCATCTCCGGCAAACTTCTGTATCCGCCATCTTTCTCCACTTTTCTTCATCTTCTATTTCTAAATAAGCAAATAACCGGCCTGTTTCCTCGTCTAAAAAAATGGAATAATGGTGCGCTCCGTGAGCTTTGAGTGCTTCTTCCATTTCTGGCCAAATGTCATCATGCCGCTGTTTGTATTCCTCGTACTTGTCTTGGCGGACAAACATGATACTGGCTTTTCTTTTCAAACCTGATCACCTCTTCACCTTTTAGATAGCGCTTTCAAAACAGTTTGCTGAAATGACTGAATGATCGTGCTTCTGTCAATGTCTTTAGGTGTAAACACTTTGATCGGTAAGGAATCTCTGACAGCTTGCCGAGCTGCTGTTATGTCTTTGACTTC
Coding sequences:
- the rhaM gene encoding L-rhamnose mutarotase is translated as MKRKASIMFVRQDKYEEYKQRHDDIWPEMEEALKAHGAHHYSIFLDEETGRLFAYLEIEDEEKWRKMADTEVCRRWWKSMAPFMKTNPDFSPVSINLKEVFYLD